The proteins below come from a single Chryseobacterium nepalense genomic window:
- a CDS encoding PspC family transcriptional regulator → MLDNIRHKMEREWFGVLTRTGAKLGIPVSKLRVFFIYSTFATAGFFFLIYLGLAFTLWVKDIFITRRPNVFDL, encoded by the coding sequence ATGCTAGATAACATCCGCCACAAAATGGAAAGAGAATGGTTCGGTGTTCTTACGAGAACCGGCGCAAAACTGGGTATTCCGGTATCCAAACTCAGAGTATTTTTTATTTACTCTACTTTTGCTACGGCAGGATTTTTCTTCCTGATTTACCTCGGACTGGCATTTACACTATGGGTGAAAGATATTTTCATCACCAGAAGACCTAATGTTTTTGATCTTTAA
- a CDS encoding UvrD-helicase domain-containing protein, whose amino-acid sequence MQNSYTVINASAGSGKTYALVQRLLMICLRYPNQQQSIRNILALTFTNKAANEMKERILSWLGNFSSDDFAENSDLKNIQKAFELEGIKITIDELHIRAKKLLDYVLHNYSTLNIGTIDRFNSRLVRSFSYELGLAKNFNLEIEAEPFLIEAVDKMLDQIGENEVISESFMDYVDYSLENNERINLNKNLYDSAKEFVKDIHYEHLKNNKDFDSTNYENIKNTLRKEIVLNKKQASDLAAKSIELFRSKGIEIEDFAQGKNGIGGFFTKVLDFYQQKRTGFPFPTTAEESVVNNYRKGASSKSKHKEGDILEILDQLLENRMQLILLYIETQKKEKILSALLPLKVNKDIQDELRKIEQENDLVLLSKFNILINENLKNEPSAFIYEKVGSQFQHYFFDEFQDTSELQWQNFLPLRDHSISTENTSFTLVGDPKQSIYRFRGGESKLMLDIINKKEITPKEAELLVLKDNWRSAKNIVRFNNDLYRFHSDILEEEHKNIFGTDAEQTPRSSMEGRVKVNLIENLTNEDFYNDTSERMRKDIQESLDNGFRFSDITILCRGNFDIFSYSQKLGNLKVNYKGEETNIKTISDKGLTLELSNTLKAVIEFLKWEVNPKNKPNLIMMMYYLNQLGRIHMADFTLEMKEILDLSSHEEILDFIQNRYALKLKQDHFPRFNLYNFVEYYINEFSVESKETDFLLNFLEMLFNFTQNAGASTKEFLKYWDEEASAYTIQASENIDAVQIMTIHKAKGLEFPIVFIPMMNKNRDAEFTNWFETSKDTPLKSVNINQFSKNLEVYDEEIEKFNRQNSYKNFVDRLCLQYVATTRPVEQLFFYIQKANKTSNNLELLEFLQSKNPENLDEFDLYEVNPEMLKKYSKEKISSFKTKDIRVLKNISENNTSIKIATPSKNYQVRNEKVRIGLFVHELLSQINTAKDVSKVLECYILEGQVTLEESRTIHSELEKIIETHAEFFDEKWEVINEKDIMISENGESKVYRPDRMLKSDEGYIIVDFKTGEESSKDERQIENYKNILEKLGKKVLKTRLIYL is encoded by the coding sequence ATGCAAAATTCTTATACCGTTATCAATGCTTCAGCCGGCTCGGGGAAAACCTATGCGCTGGTGCAGCGGCTTTTGATGATCTGTCTCCGGTATCCTAATCAACAGCAATCGATCAGGAATATTCTGGCACTCACTTTTACCAACAAGGCAGCCAACGAAATGAAAGAAAGAATCCTGAGCTGGCTGGGAAATTTCTCGTCGGATGATTTCGCGGAAAATAGTGATCTGAAAAATATCCAGAAAGCATTTGAACTTGAAGGCATTAAGATTACCATTGATGAACTTCATATCCGTGCAAAAAAACTGCTGGATTATGTTCTTCATAATTATTCTACTCTGAATATCGGAACTATAGACCGTTTCAACTCCAGACTTGTAAGAAGCTTTTCTTATGAATTGGGTCTGGCTAAAAATTTTAATCTTGAAATTGAAGCCGAGCCCTTCCTTATTGAAGCCGTGGATAAAATGCTTGACCAGATCGGGGAAAATGAAGTGATTTCCGAATCGTTCATGGATTATGTGGATTACAGCCTTGAGAATAATGAAAGAATTAATTTAAATAAAAACCTGTATGATTCTGCGAAAGAATTTGTAAAGGATATTCATTATGAACATCTGAAAAACAATAAAGACTTCGACAGCACGAATTACGAAAATATTAAAAATACGCTTCGTAAAGAGATTGTATTAAACAAAAAACAGGCGAGTGATCTTGCCGCAAAATCGATAGAATTATTCAGGTCGAAAGGTATTGAGATTGAAGATTTCGCGCAGGGCAAAAATGGAATCGGCGGATTTTTCACTAAAGTATTAGATTTTTACCAGCAAAAAAGAACGGGTTTTCCTTTTCCTACCACTGCAGAGGAATCCGTTGTCAATAATTACCGTAAAGGTGCTTCTTCAAAATCAAAACACAAGGAAGGTGATATTTTAGAAATTCTTGATCAGCTTCTTGAAAACAGGATGCAGCTGATTCTTCTTTATATTGAAACACAGAAAAAAGAGAAAATCCTTTCCGCACTTTTACCACTGAAAGTAAATAAAGATATTCAGGATGAGCTGAGAAAAATTGAACAGGAAAATGATCTTGTGCTATTAAGCAAATTCAATATTCTGATCAACGAAAATCTTAAAAATGAGCCGTCTGCTTTCATCTATGAAAAGGTAGGATCCCAGTTTCAGCACTATTTTTTTGATGAATTTCAGGATACCTCCGAGCTTCAATGGCAGAATTTCCTTCCGCTGAGAGACCATTCCATCTCTACTGAAAATACTTCGTTTACCTTGGTTGGAGATCCGAAACAGAGTATTTACCGTTTCCGGGGCGGAGAAAGCAAACTGATGCTTGATATTATCAACAAAAAAGAAATTACTCCCAAGGAAGCCGAACTTCTGGTGCTGAAAGATAACTGGCGGAGCGCTAAGAATATAGTCCGTTTCAATAATGATCTATATCGCTTTCATTCTGATATCTTAGAAGAAGAGCATAAGAATATTTTCGGGACAGACGCAGAACAGACTCCGAGATCTTCAATGGAAGGTCGTGTAAAAGTAAATTTAATTGAAAATCTTACGAATGAAGATTTTTATAATGATACTTCTGAAAGAATGCGGAAAGATATCCAGGAAAGTCTGGATAATGGTTTCAGATTTTCAGACATTACCATTCTCTGCCGCGGGAATTTTGACATTTTCAGTTATTCCCAGAAATTAGGAAATCTGAAGGTAAATTATAAAGGAGAGGAAACGAATATTAAAACAATTTCTGACAAAGGTTTAACACTGGAGCTTTCCAATACGTTAAAAGCCGTGATCGAATTCCTGAAATGGGAGGTTAATCCGAAGAATAAACCCAACCTGATTATGATGATGTACTATCTTAACCAGCTGGGAAGAATTCATATGGCAGATTTTACTCTGGAGATGAAAGAAATCCTTGATCTTAGTTCTCATGAAGAAATTTTAGATTTCATCCAGAACAGGTATGCCTTAAAGCTTAAGCAGGATCATTTCCCGAGATTTAATCTTTATAATTTTGTAGAATATTACATCAATGAATTTTCCGTTGAAAGTAAAGAAACGGATTTCCTGCTGAACTTTCTGGAAATGCTTTTTAATTTTACCCAAAATGCAGGGGCAAGTACTAAAGAATTCCTTAAATATTGGGACGAAGAAGCTTCTGCGTATACAATTCAGGCTTCTGAAAATATTGATGCGGTACAGATCATGACCATTCATAAGGCTAAAGGTCTGGAATTCCCAATCGTTTTTATCCCGATGATGAATAAAAACCGTGATGCCGAATTTACCAACTGGTTTGAAACTTCAAAAGACACTCCGCTAAAGTCGGTCAACATTAATCAATTCAGCAAAAATCTGGAAGTTTACGATGAAGAAATTGAAAAATTCAACAGACAAAATTCATACAAAAACTTTGTAGACCGGCTTTGCCTGCAGTATGTTGCCACAACGCGACCTGTGGAACAGCTTTTTTTCTATATTCAGAAAGCCAATAAAACATCAAATAATCTTGAACTGCTGGAGTTTCTCCAGTCGAAAAATCCTGAAAATCTTGATGAATTTGATCTGTACGAGGTTAATCCTGAAATGCTGAAAAAATATTCGAAGGAAAAAATTTCATCTTTTAAAACCAAGGACATCCGGGTTCTGAAAAACATCAGTGAAAACAATACTTCGATAAAAATCGCAACCCCTTCCAAGAACTATCAGGTAAGAAATGAAAAGGTGAGAATCGGTCTTTTTGTGCATGAACTTTTATCTCAGATCAATACCGCAAAAGACGTTTCTAAAGTTCTGGAATGCTATATTCTTGAAGGTCAGGTAACCCTTGAGGAAAGCCGTACGATACATTCCGAACTTGAAAAAATCATAGAAACCCATGCCGAATTCTTTGATGAAAAATGGGAAGTTATCAATGAAAAAGACATTATGATTTCCGAAAACGGTGAAAGTAAAGTGTACCGGCCCGACCGTATGCTGAAAAGTGATGAAGGCTATATTATCGTTGATTTTAAAACGGGAGAAGAATCTTCCAAAGATGAACGCCAGATTGAGAATTATAAAAATATTCTTGAAAAACTGGGGAAAAAGGTGTTGAAGACAAGGTTGATTTATTTGTAA
- a CDS encoding DUF2851 family protein — protein sequence MTEKLLQYLWNHKIFKHFDFRDMGGNPIEIIDFGKWNTDSGPDFLEAKIKVGGVILAGHIELHIKSSDWIFHNHSQDPNYQNIILHAVYEHNMDIDELNNKNIPTLELKHHIDEGMLWKYEKLLSGNQFIACESSFNPKHIPVGFHEQNILKKLNEKAEDLEKKLKKFNNNFEAILFHSLAYSFGLKINAEIFRQIAESIEFSIVLKVRQNKTQLEALLFGIAGWLEDPKDELVKIWKREFDFLKAKFKISDVRIHPKFLRLRPPNFPTLRLSQLADLYHQHQNLFSKVIYAKSAEELFSLFKEIKTSEYWDNHFNFGKISTVHQPKVLSRDFVELIILNTILPLKYTYHRYHHEEITEELLAFYKNLPAEKNAVIDSWSKMNIKILSSLESQSFIYHFNHFCVQKNCLNCSIGFTLLKES from the coding sequence ATGACTGAAAAGCTACTCCAATATCTTTGGAACCATAAGATCTTTAAACATTTCGACTTCAGGGATATGGGAGGAAATCCCATTGAAATTATTGACTTCGGGAAATGGAACACCGATTCCGGACCGGATTTTTTAGAGGCTAAAATTAAAGTCGGCGGCGTTATTTTAGCCGGACACATAGAACTTCATATAAAATCTTCCGACTGGATCTTCCACAATCATTCCCAGGATCCGAATTATCAGAACATTATCCTTCATGCCGTTTATGAACATAACATGGACATTGATGAACTGAATAATAAAAACATTCCGACATTGGAACTGAAACACCATATTGATGAGGGTATGCTTTGGAAATATGAAAAGCTGTTAAGTGGAAATCAGTTCATTGCCTGCGAAAGCAGCTTCAATCCAAAACATATTCCTGTTGGTTTTCATGAACAAAATATCCTGAAAAAACTGAATGAAAAAGCTGAAGACCTTGAAAAAAAGCTGAAGAAATTCAACAATAATTTTGAAGCCATTCTGTTCCACAGCCTTGCCTATTCTTTCGGACTGAAGATCAATGCTGAGATATTCAGGCAAATTGCAGAAAGCATTGAATTTTCAATTGTTCTTAAAGTACGCCAAAACAAAACGCAGCTTGAAGCTTTATTATTCGGGATTGCGGGGTGGCTGGAAGATCCGAAGGATGAATTAGTAAAAATCTGGAAAAGGGAATTTGATTTTTTGAAAGCAAAATTTAAAATATCTGATGTAAGAATCCATCCTAAATTTTTAAGGCTGCGTCCGCCTAATTTCCCCACGCTGCGTCTGTCTCAGCTGGCGGATTTGTATCATCAGCACCAGAATTTATTTTCAAAAGTTATTTATGCAAAATCCGCAGAAGAATTGTTCAGTTTATTTAAAGAAATCAAAACTTCGGAATATTGGGACAATCATTTCAACTTCGGAAAAATTTCCACGGTACATCAACCCAAAGTATTGAGCAGAGACTTTGTAGAACTTATCATCTTAAACACAATCCTGCCTCTGAAATATACGTACCACCGATACCACCATGAAGAAATTACAGAGGAACTCCTTGCTTTTTATAAAAATCTGCCCGCAGAAAAAAACGCGGTGATTGACAGTTGGAGTAAAATGAATATAAAAATCCTCAGCTCCCTGGAAAGCCAAAGTTTCATTTATCATTTCAATCATTTTTGTGTACAAAAAAATTGCTTAAATTGCAGTATTGGATTTACACTTTTAAAAGAATCTTAA
- a CDS encoding 4-alpha-glucanotransferase, whose product MKIYFNVGYSTKVGERLQLVISEENAVSQTHPMFYEENGQWKCEVDYFSKSISYQYQVIDEKGSMLREEFVLHRLNFPHNYKEFIIFDHWNNKNFPENYLNNKILYNKLNTFKPEKISVLKKHTHLFRIEAPIYNPDWAVVLFGSTASLGSWDYDKVIQLSQTDFGIWETSVEIPENEFIQYKYCLYDKASGKVFDVEAGENRFALPNQSKDVLHIVADHYFKFKLYQMYHDAGVAVPIFSLRTEDGFGVGEFSDLKKLADWAKETNLGIIQILPINDTTANYTWTDSYPYAAVSVYALHPQYISLEQLDFPLPEDLFAEYKAEKSELNALDLIDYEKMISGKWKYLRAVFDADKEKIYKDRNFKKFIKDNESWLIPYAAFCVLRDKYKTPNFNEWKTHKKYIAGKIAPFFSAKSKDYDASMLHAWVQYQLHRQLKDAIDYTHRLGVSVKGDLPIGIYRYSVEAWTEPELFGMDFQAGAPPDQFTELGQNWEFPTYNWEAMKADDYKWWKNRFKALEQYFDAMRIDHILGFFRIWRMPISATQGILGYFYPAVPVTLEEFGKWNIPFNFDRYCKPYINDQILWNYFGEENANALEFIDNNYDGTYSFKEEFNTQRKLSDFFRKNPRGPIESQLISLCANVLFLIEERNGQIVYHPRFNVYNTESYKYLSDWEKKAIYDLYHDYFFKRQDHLWYEKAMEKLPVILNATKMLICGEDLGLVPDCVPVVMDELAIVALKVQRMPSDNIPFYNPKNAGYLNVVTASSHDSSTLRQWWKENPSLTQQYFNLQLIQYGQAPENLDPYLAEIIMKQHLYNDAMLAIFPIQEFLATDQRLANIEMDNERINNPAVFPHYWRYRMHLKLDDLKHESDFNKKIAYWIKDSGRL is encoded by the coding sequence ATGAAGATATACTTTAATGTAGGTTACAGTACAAAAGTCGGAGAAAGACTTCAGCTGGTTATCAGCGAAGAAAATGCTGTATCGCAGACGCATCCTATGTTTTATGAAGAAAACGGACAATGGAAATGTGAAGTGGATTACTTTTCAAAATCTATTTCTTATCAATATCAGGTTATAGATGAAAAAGGAAGTATGCTGCGTGAAGAATTTGTCCTGCATCGTTTGAATTTCCCTCATAATTATAAAGAGTTTATCATTTTTGATCACTGGAACAACAAAAATTTTCCTGAAAATTACCTTAACAATAAAATACTTTACAATAAGCTGAATACATTTAAACCCGAAAAAATATCGGTTTTAAAAAAGCATACCCATTTATTCAGAATTGAAGCGCCCATCTATAATCCCGACTGGGCGGTTGTCCTGTTCGGCAGTACGGCTTCTCTTGGAAGTTGGGATTATGATAAGGTTATTCAGTTGTCGCAGACGGATTTCGGTATCTGGGAAACTTCAGTTGAAATTCCTGAAAATGAATTTATACAATATAAATATTGTCTTTATGATAAAGCATCCGGAAAAGTATTTGATGTAGAAGCTGGCGAAAACCGTTTTGCCCTTCCCAATCAATCCAAAGATGTTTTGCATATCGTTGCAGACCATTATTTTAAATTCAAACTTTACCAGATGTATCACGATGCCGGAGTGGCTGTTCCTATCTTTTCTTTAAGAACAGAGGACGGCTTTGGTGTGGGAGAATTTTCAGATCTTAAAAAACTGGCAGATTGGGCGAAAGAAACCAACTTGGGAATTATTCAGATTCTGCCGATCAACGATACCACTGCAAATTATACCTGGACAGATTCTTATCCCTACGCGGCAGTTTCTGTCTATGCGCTTCATCCGCAGTATATTTCTCTGGAACAGCTGGACTTCCCGTTGCCCGAGGATCTTTTTGCTGAATATAAAGCTGAAAAATCCGAATTGAATGCACTTGATCTAATCGATTATGAGAAAATGATCTCAGGAAAATGGAAATACCTGAGAGCGGTTTTTGATGCTGATAAAGAGAAAATATATAAAGACAGGAACTTTAAAAAATTTATTAAAGACAATGAATCCTGGCTGATTCCGTATGCTGCATTCTGTGTTTTAAGAGATAAATATAAAACCCCGAATTTCAACGAGTGGAAGACGCATAAAAAATATATTGCCGGAAAAATTGCGCCTTTTTTCAGCGCAAAAAGTAAAGATTATGATGCGTCTATGCTGCATGCCTGGGTGCAGTATCAGCTTCACAGGCAATTGAAAGATGCTATTGACTACACGCATAGACTTGGTGTTTCCGTTAAAGGAGATCTTCCAATCGGGATTTACAGATATTCGGTAGAAGCATGGACGGAGCCTGAGTTATTCGGAATGGATTTTCAGGCAGGAGCACCGCCGGATCAGTTTACAGAGCTTGGACAGAACTGGGAGTTTCCAACCTATAACTGGGAAGCCATGAAAGCGGATGATTACAAGTGGTGGAAAAACAGGTTCAAAGCATTGGAGCAGTATTTTGATGCGATGAGGATTGATCACATTTTAGGTTTTTTCAGGATCTGGAGAATGCCGATTTCCGCAACACAGGGAATTTTAGGATATTTTTACCCTGCCGTTCCGGTTACGCTGGAGGAATTCGGTAAATGGAATATTCCTTTTAATTTCGACAGGTATTGTAAGCCGTATATCAATGATCAGATTCTTTGGAATTACTTCGGAGAAGAAAACGCAAATGCGCTTGAATTTATTGACAATAATTACGACGGCACTTATTCTTTTAAAGAAGAATTCAATACCCAAAGAAAATTGTCGGATTTCTTCAGGAAAAATCCTCGCGGACCAATTGAAAGCCAGCTTATATCACTTTGTGCCAATGTTTTATTTTTAATTGAAGAAAGAAACGGACAGATAGTTTATCATCCGAGATTTAATGTATATAACACAGAATCGTACAAATATCTTTCGGATTGGGAAAAGAAAGCAATATACGATCTGTACCATGATTATTTCTTTAAAAGGCAGGATCATCTCTGGTATGAAAAAGCCATGGAAAAATTACCTGTAATCCTGAATGCCACCAAAATGCTTATTTGTGGTGAAGATCTGGGGCTGGTTCCGGATTGTGTTCCGGTAGTAATGGATGAATTGGCAATCGTTGCTTTGAAAGTTCAGAGAATGCCTTCGGATAACATTCCTTTTTATAATCCTAAAAATGCAGGATACCTGAATGTGGTAACGGCCTCTTCTCATGACAGCTCAACATTGAGACAGTGGTGGAAAGAAAACCCCTCACTTACCCAGCAGTATTTTAACCTCCAACTGATCCAGTACGGACAGGCACCGGAAAATCTTGATCCTTATCTTGCTGAAATTATTATGAAACAACATCTTTATAATGATGCAATGCTGGCTATTTTCCCGATACAGGAATTTCTGGCAACCGATCAGCGATTGGCTAATATTGAAATGGATAACGAAAGAATTAACAATCCTGCCGTTTTTCCACATTATTGGAGGTATAGAATGCATCTAAAGCTTGACGACCTTAAACATGAATCCGACTTCAATAAAAAGATAGCATATTGGATCAAAGATAGTGGAAGGTTGTAA
- a CDS encoding ferritin has protein sequence MVSEKIAKLINEQIAHEQYAAQYYLSMSAWFSGKDLDGIANYFRVQSKEELMHADKMFDYLNDVGGEIIIGEIPKPPHEFLGAIDIFEKALEHERKVTKSIFNIVKNANDEGDFATTSFLQWFINEQVEEEASASQLVTKIKMVSDNPSALYLFDQELAQRVFNPKGE, from the coding sequence ATGGTTAGCGAGAAAATTGCAAAATTAATTAACGAACAAATAGCTCACGAACAGTACGCTGCACAATATTATCTGTCAATGTCCGCATGGTTTTCGGGGAAAGATCTTGATGGGATTGCCAATTATTTCAGAGTGCAGAGTAAGGAAGAATTAATGCATGCCGATAAAATGTTTGATTACCTTAACGATGTGGGGGGAGAAATAATCATCGGTGAAATTCCTAAGCCTCCACATGAATTCCTTGGAGCAATTGATATTTTTGAAAAAGCATTGGAGCACGAAAGAAAAGTAACAAAAAGTATTTTCAATATCGTTAAAAATGCCAATGATGAAGGTGATTTTGCCACCACTTCATTTCTACAGTGGTTCATTAATGAGCAGGTGGAAGAGGAAGCAAGTGCTTCACAACTGGTAACAAAAATTAAGATGGTATCTGATAACCCTTCAGCACTATATCTTTTTGACCAGGAACTGGCACAAAGGGTTTTTAATCCTAAAGGAGAATAA
- a CDS encoding carboxypeptidase-like regulatory domain-containing protein: MRIKLLIFVIFPFLHVFSQKTIEGSITDEDGVALPAVMVMNISSEKRTYTALDGTFSIEAAPEDELRFIRSGYERSSIQAKYLTENKATIKLIRIAEQIEEVEIANLTGDIKKDSRAMAKIDKGKLVEDAVGLTQPVGKMRETPADIKQVLLPILLGNLNIQGLYDVISGDARRMKRQYKYDDLQEDIAWIRERVEDDYFIKEGIPKERISEFIEFSFLDKPQTRAFVRAKNLTGALSRMEESLPVFVERLKESSVGK; encoded by the coding sequence ATGAGAATCAAACTTTTAATTTTTGTAATATTTCCTTTTCTCCATGTATTTTCACAAAAAACGATAGAAGGATCCATTACTGATGAAGACGGCGTTGCGCTTCCTGCTGTGATGGTCATGAATATCTCTTCAGAGAAAAGGACCTATACTGCCTTAGACGGAACTTTTTCAATCGAAGCAGCGCCTGAAGATGAATTACGGTTCATACGTTCCGGCTATGAAAGGTCTTCTATACAGGCAAAATATCTTACAGAAAATAAAGCAACGATTAAACTGATAAGAATCGCTGAACAGATTGAAGAAGTAGAAATCGCCAACCTTACCGGCGATATCAAAAAGGATTCCCGCGCGATGGCCAAAATCGATAAAGGAAAGTTGGTGGAAGATGCAGTAGGACTTACGCAACCTGTTGGGAAAATGAGGGAAACGCCGGCAGATATAAAACAGGTGTTACTTCCTATTTTGCTGGGAAATCTCAATATTCAGGGACTTTATGATGTTATTAGCGGAGATGCGAGGCGAATGAAAAGGCAGTATAAATATGATGACCTCCAGGAAGATATTGCATGGATTCGCGAAAGGGTGGAGGATGATTATTTCATCAAAGAAGGCATTCCCAAAGAAAGGATCTCCGAGTTTATTGAATTTTCATTTTTAGACAAACCACAGACAAGAGCTTTTGTAAGGGCTAAAAACCTCACAGGTGCTTTATCAAGAATGGAAGAATCTCTTCCGGTGTTCGTTGAAAGATTGAAGGAAAGTTCTGTCGGAAAATAA
- a CDS encoding GNAT family N-acetyltransferase yields the protein MEFLQITSPEDYRVEQIYGSYCTTFCENERRDWEKLVPLFTNPKVKILSVLHESNNIGYLILWELSTYTFVEHFEVFEEFRNQKLGSHITKYLFENYPRIILEIEPEHVNENAARRYAFYQRNGFRLIDEMYVQPSYGKGKKPLNLWLLSNYTPENVKDIKDEIYDIVYH from the coding sequence ATGGAATTTTTACAGATTACTTCCCCGGAAGATTACAGAGTTGAGCAGATTTACGGTTCATACTGCACCACTTTTTGTGAAAACGAACGAAGAGACTGGGAAAAACTGGTTCCTTTGTTTACAAATCCTAAAGTAAAAATCCTATCTGTCCTCCACGAATCAAACAATATTGGGTACCTCATTCTTTGGGAACTCAGCACTTATACTTTTGTGGAACATTTTGAAGTTTTCGAAGAATTCAGAAACCAGAAACTCGGCTCACATATTACAAAATATCTTTTTGAAAACTATCCCAGAATAATCCTGGAAATAGAACCGGAACATGTGAATGAAAATGCGGCAAGACGCTATGCCTTCTATCAGAGAAACGGCTTCCGCCTTATCGATGAAATGTATGTACAGCCAAGTTACGGAAAGGGTAAAAAACCTCTTAATTTATGGTTATTATCCAATTATACGCCAGAGAATGTAAAAGATATTAAAGATGAAATTTACGATATTGTGTATCATTAA
- a CDS encoding carboxypeptidase-like regulatory domain-containing protein: MKIKLLFVLFTVLFINIQAQDYIFGKVTSEDNNEISDVTVINIRTDERISTNRDGHFMISGRAGDELRFVKNGYERANRKINKENISAPVNVMLMRSATLIAEVELKKEITGDLKIDSKNLNPPKKVQKLKSDLAVYMKRKSAPSVLAPRAGEFVQPVTKGVFSLGKVKNKWDDMDLLNYLQNALGTEFFEDLKIEKAQIQHFILYILRTGFERKNILKYGYVTEADLNRFKNAVLNRISAYKTP; this comes from the coding sequence GTGAAAATTAAACTACTTTTTGTCTTATTTACCGTTCTTTTCATCAATATTCAGGCCCAGGATTATATTTTCGGGAAGGTGACTTCTGAAGATAATAATGAAATTTCCGATGTTACGGTCATTAATATAAGGACTGACGAAAGAATTTCAACCAATCGCGACGGCCATTTTATGATATCCGGAAGAGCAGGAGATGAGCTTCGGTTTGTGAAAAACGGTTATGAAAGAGCCAACAGAAAAATCAATAAAGAAAACATCAGTGCACCTGTTAATGTTATGCTCATGAGATCGGCAACACTTATTGCAGAAGTAGAACTGAAAAAAGAAATTACAGGAGATCTTAAAATTGATTCCAAAAACCTTAACCCTCCAAAGAAAGTCCAGAAACTTAAGAGTGATCTTGCTGTCTACATGAAGCGAAAATCAGCACCTTCGGTTTTAGCACCGCGTGCGGGGGAATTTGTACAGCCGGTAACAAAAGGTGTATTTTCTCTGGGAAAAGTTAAAAACAAGTGGGATGATATGGATCTCCTGAATTACCTGCAGAATGCCCTTGGAACAGAGTTTTTTGAAGATCTTAAAATTGAAAAAGCACAGATACAGCATTTTATCCTTTATATACTGAGAACAGGTTTTGAAAGAAAAAATATCCTTAAATACGGCTATGTTACCGAAGCGGATCTGAACAGGTTTAAAAATGCTGTACTAAACAGAATCTCGGCCTATAAAACTCCCTAG